CAGCGGCACGTGGTCGGTGTCGACGGAGGCGAAGAACTCGTAGGCGTCGCCGTGCACGGCGAGCCAGGCGTTGTAGTTGCCGTGCTTGGTGCGGGCCTTGTGGACGCCCTTGCGGCGGTTCCACTCGGGGACGCCGGCCCGGGTGAAGTGGCGGACGCCGAGCTCCTCGCACAGGGCCTTGGCCCCGGGGTCGTCGCCCTCGTCGAGCAGCCAGACGTCGAGCGGCCCGTCGTGCACCAGCCGGACCGCGCCCCGGAGGGTGGCGCGGACCATGGAGAGCGGTTCCTTGCCCGGCACGTACGTGGTGAGGAAGGCGACCCGGGTGCCCTTCCGCGCGCGCACGGGTACCGGGTCGCGGGCGACGAGGGTGGCGTGCGCGATCGAGGTGACGTTGACCAGCATGAAGAAGCAGATGAGCCCGATCGACACGAGCATCACGGTGTCGTACGGAACCCGCCAGCGGTCGTCGCCCTCGCGGACGGTCCAGTGGCTCGGCCAGACCAGATAGGCCAGCAGCAGCGCCGACAGCAGGGGCGCGAGCCCCATGAGGAGGACGGCCCGTATTCGGTGCGGCTCCTTCGACAGCAGGCTCCGGTACCGCACCCGGTAGGGCGCCGGGTCCGGGTCCGCCTCCGTGAGGGGGCCGGCGAGTTCGCTGTAGGTGTCGTAGTCGTAGCCTCCCGGCCGCACGGTGCCTCCAGCTGTCTCGAACGGGTCGATAGCCCCACGAAAAGGGACAGTGACCGGCGTGTCGACTGGATTCGGCCGAGCGGGGGTTTTTACGGAATGTCACTCCGACGGCGCAACGCGTAGCGGACCGCCTTCTGCGCGACGGGTCCCAGCTCGTCGAGCGCGGCCATCAGCCCGCCCAGCTGTTCGAGCGCGTCGAGGGCGGCGGCGGCCCCGTCCGGGTCGACCCCCTCGTACAGCTCCATCCCCACGAAGGAGGCGGCCACCGCCCGGGCGAGCCCGGCCGGATCGACCAGGCCCTCGACCGGGCCGCCGGCGAGCACCCGCCGCAGCACCCCCTCGATCTCCTCGATCCACAGATCCAGCCCGGCGGCCGTCGCGGGCGCCAGCCGGGGGTGGGTCTGCGCCCCGGCGAGCAGCTGCCCGAGCACGGCGACATGCCCGGCCGCCCGCTCCTCGGCGTGCATCTCCCTCCCGAACGCGAGGAGTTCGGACAGGCTGCGCACCGCGCGCAACCGCTCGCGATGGCGGGCGACCCGCTGCTCGGCACCCCGGCGGCAGGCCGCGGAGAGCAGCTCGTCGACCGAGCCGAAGTGGTAGAAGATCAGCGCCTGGTTGACGCCCGCGGTGGCCGCGACCGAGCGCGCCGAGGTCTTGGTGATCCCCTGCTCGACGAGCGTGCGCAGCGCCCCGTCGAGCAGTCGCTCCCGGGTGTCCTCGGCGCTCATGCCCGCACCTCCTCGCGCACCGGACGCAGCCCCGCCCGCACCCCGTGCTCCCGCACCGGGGCGTACTCGGCCGCGAACGACCCCTCGTAGCCGAACAGCGGACCCACGAACCGGTTGACGACCCGCACCCGGATCCGGAAGCGGCCGGTGTCCTCGTCGAAGGACTCCCGCACCTCGGCGTCCGCGCCGACGAGTCCGGGCACCCGCAGGTCCACCGGGCCCTCGCGGAAGCGGTGTTCGCCGGAGCGGATGAGCAGCGAGCCGTCGGGCTCGGCGGACATCCGCAGCTCGCTGGCGAGGTGCTGGTGGGTGCCGAGGTAGTCGAGCACGCAGCCGCGCTCGGGGCTGTGCACCATCGTCGCGTCGAACCGGCGCGGCCCGCCGGGCAGCGCGAAGGTCCGCACGAAGGTGACGGTCTCCCGCCCGTACGAGTCGAGGTACGGCACGTTCTCGATGGTGAAGGGGACGTCGCGCCCGGTGCGCGGGAGCAGGATGTTGCGGGTGCCGCCGAGTGCGAGGAAGGGCCGGATCAGCGGCCGCACGGGCCCCCGCCCGTGCCAGATCCGCTCCATGACGCCCCGCCCGACGCACAGTTCGCCGCTCGCGAGCCCGACGGAGAAGCGCCGCCGCAGCTCCGGGTGCAGCCGCCCGAAGGCCGCCTTCCCCATGGCGGTGCGGAAGATCGAGCTCACGGCCCCTCCAGGGTGGCGAGGAGCCGCGGCGCGCGGCTCCGGGACGACGCGGTCCGCAGGCACCGGCGGGCCGCCGGGGTGCGCGGGGACGGCGGTACGAGCAGGGCGGCGACGAGTCCGAGGACGGTCAGCGGCACCGCGGCGAGCGAGACCGCGCCGAGCGGCAGCGCGCCCGCCGTGACCGGGACGGCCACGAGCAGGACCCGGGCGAGGACCTCCAGCAGCCAGTGCGCGCGGGCCCGCTCCGGGGTCACCCCGTGCTCGCACCACAGCCGCAGCCGGTCGAAGGACCAGGCGGTGGCCCAGCCCATCAGCGGCCGGAAGAGCAGCCGGTCGGCGATCCGCCCAAACCGCCCCCAGCGCGGCCGGTAGTCGTAGCCGGTGAGGAAGCGGACGCCGTCCCGCTCGGGCACGTAACGCCAGTAGCCGCTGCCCTCGGCGAGCAGGGACAGCGGATGCGGCGAGGAGAAGCGGAGGGCGGAGACCCGGTCGCCGCCGGCCCGGTGGCGCTCCCCCGCGGAGACACCGGTGCCGGCGACGACCAGGAAGGGCAGCACGCGCGTGGCGTACCGGAACCGCCGCGGCTCGCCCTCGGCGTCCGGCAGGTACGCGATCTCGGTGAACCGCAGATCCCACCGCTGGTGCAGCGCCGGGTCCTGGCTCCGCTCCCAGAGCGTGTCCAGGTCCGTGCGCACGCGCGCCTCGACGTAGAGCCCCATGGCCCCTCCCCCTTGCCGAGCGTCGCTTTGAGCGACCGCTCAAGAGGGACAGTAGCGAGTTTTGAGCACCCGCTCAAGCGGCGGGCACGAAGAAGCCCCCGGCCCTGACCAGGACCGGGGGCCGCGAGCCTTCGTCGGCGTCCGCCGGCTCGCGCCGGCGTTTCACCGAGGGACGGCGTTCACCGAGGGGCGGCGTTCATCGAGGGGCGGCGTTCACCCGAGGGGCGGCGTTCACCCGAGGCGGCGATCAGGCCCCGAGGTGCCGCTCGACCGTCTCGACCTTCGAGGTCAGACCGTCCGTGACACCGGGCCGGATGTCCGCCTTCAGCACGACCGAGACCCGGGGCGCCCGCGCCTCCACGGCGGCGACGGCGCGCTTGACGACGTCCATGACCTCGTCCCACTCGCCCTCGATCGAGGTGAACATCGCGTCGGTACGGTTCGGCAGCCCCGACTCCCGTACGACCCGGACCGCGTCGGCGACGTACGCGCCGACCTCCTCCCCCACGCCCAGCGGGGTCACCGAGAACGCGACGATCATGCCTTCACCGCGGCCTCACGACGGGCGCGAGAGGCCGTGACGGCGGCCTCGGCCTCGCGCTTGAGCCGGCGCTCGGCGAAGAAGCCGCCGAGCGGGAGGACGGAGAGCACGAAGTAGAGCGCGGCCGTGCCGAAGCTCCACTTGGTGCGGTTCCAGGCGTCCAGCCAGAACAGCACGTACAGGACGAACAGGATGCCGTGGATCGCGCCCATGACCGGCACCGCGTTGAAGTCCGTCGTCCGCTTGAGGACCGAGCAGACGAGCAGCAGCAGGAAGGACACGGCCTCCGGCGCCGAGACGAGGCGGAGCCGGTGCAGGGAGGAGGCGGTCTTGATGTCCACGGGAGGGGTCACCTTCGTTCGATCTTGTGAACGGATGCACAAGGGCCGTCCCATTGTGCACGGCGACTTTGCTGTCCCTTTAACCGGGGGCCCAGTACCTTCACCACCGTGGCAATGTTCCGACTCCAAGGCAGCAAAGTGCTCGCCGTGTCCATGACCGGCGACGCCGTGAAGGCGAAGAACGGCTCGATGGTCGCCTACGACGGCCAGATGGCGTTCAAGAAGATGTCCGGCGGCGGCGAGGGCCTGCGCGGCATGGTGACCCGCCGGCTCACCGGCGAGCAGATGGAGGTGATGGAGGTCCGCGGGCAGGGCACCTGCTGGTTCGCCGACCGCGCCTCCGAGATCAACCTCGTCCAGCTGCACGGCGACAAGCTGTACGTCGAGTCCAGCAACCTCCTGTGCACCGACGCCGGCCTGCGCACCGGCACGACCTTCACGGGTCTGCGCGGCGGAGCGACCGGCAACGGCCTGTTCACGACGACCGTCGAGGGCACCGGGCAGGCCGCGATCATGTCCGACGGCCCCGCGGTCGTGCTCCGCGTCACCCCGCAGTACCCGCTCAACGTCGACCCCGGCGCGTACATCGCCCACCAGGGCAACCTCCAGCAGCACTTCCAGTCGGGTGTGACCTTCCGCACCCTCATGGGCGAGGGCGGCGGCGAGGCCTTCCAGATCCGCTTCGAGGGCGACGGGCTCGTCTACGTGCAGCCCAGCGAGCGGAACACGATCGGGGGCGACGTCTGATGCCCTTCCGCGAGATCAACTCCAAGATGGTCGAGGCCACGGTGATCCCGGGCCAGCGGCTCTTCAGCCAGCGCGGCGCGATGCTCGCCTATCGCGGCGACGTCACGTTCACGCCGAACATCTCCGGCGGCCAGGGCGGCCTGATGTCGATGATCGGCCGCCGGGTGGCCGGCGAGGCGACCCCGCTGATGACCGTCGAGGGCAGCGGCACCGTGATGTTCGGCCACGGCGGCCACCACATCCAGGTCATCGGCCTGACCGGCGACACCCTGTACGTCGAGGCCGACCGGCTCCTCGCCTTCGACGGCACGCTGGAGCAGGGCACCATGTTCCTCGGCTCCCAGGGCGGCGTCATGGGCATGGTCCGCGGCCAGGTCACCGGCCAGGGCCTGTTCACCACCACCCTGCGCGGCCACGGTTCGGTCGCGGTCATGGCCCACGGCGGAGTCGTCGAACTCCCCATCGCCCCCGGTCGCCCGGTCCACGTGGACCCGCAGGCCTACGTCGCCCACCACGGCGACGTCCGCAACAAGCTCTCCACCGCGCTGGGCTGGCGCGACATGGTGGGCCGCGGCTCGGGCGAGGCGTTCCAGCTGGAGCTGAGCGGGAGCGGCGCGGTGTACGTCCAGGCCTCGGAGGAGAAGCTGTGAGCACCCTGTCATCCGGCGGCCCGGTCGTCCTCGACCCCCACTCCCTCCCGTCCGACGACAACGTCAACCCGTACACCTTCTGCGTGGAGCTCAAGGGCTCCCAGTGGTTCCTGCAGAAGGGCAAGATGATCGCCTACTACGGGCGCATCGAGTTCAACGGCATCGGCCACGGCCGGCTCGACCGGCTGGTCCGCACCTCCTTCCACTCGCCGCTGCACGCGAGCGACTGGGTGGTGGCCGAGGGCAGCGGCAAGATGCTCCTGGCCGACCGGGCCTTCGACGTGAACTCGTACGACCTCGACGAGGGCAACCTGACGATCCGTTCGGGCAACCTGCTGGCCTACCAGCCGACGCTGGCCCTGAAGCAGTCGATCGTGCCGGGCTTCGTCACGCTCATCGGCACGGGCAAGTTCGTCGCCGCCTCCAACGGCCCGGTGGTCTTCATGGAACCCCCGCTCCGCGTCGACCCGCAGGCCCTGGTCGGCTGGGCCGACTGCCCCTCGCCCTGCCACCACTACGACCACGGCTACATGACCGGCGTCATGGGCGGCGTCCGGGCCCTGACGGGCCTCGGCGGCACCTCGGGCGAGGAGCACCAGTTCGAGTTCGTCGGCGCGGGCACGGTCCTCCTCCAGTCCACGGAGCTCCTCATGCCGGAACGCGCCATCGGCGAGCCGGGCGCCCAGCCGGGCGTTCCGGGCGGCCACGGGGCACCCGGCTCCGGCCAGGGCCCCCTCGGCCAGGTGCCGCGCCTTCCCGGACAGCTCGGGGACCTCCAGCGTCGCTTCGGCCTGTGAATCGGCGGGTGTGGCGGGCGCCCGCCGCCGTCGCCTCGCACGGTGTCGGCCGCGGGCGTCAGAATGACGATGCGGGGGCACCGTCACCGGCGGCCTTCCCGGAACCGTGCGAACGGGTGGTCATCGCGTGAAGGTCGGATTCCGGCCCAGGCTCGATCCGGCCCTCATGCCGGGCGCTGAGTGAGCGGTAGTCTGCGGAGTGTGACGTCCTCGAACGTCTGCGCCC
The DNA window shown above is from Streptomyces showdoensis and carries:
- a CDS encoding MTH1187 family thiamine-binding protein, which gives rise to MIVAFSVTPLGVGEEVGAYVADAVRVVRESGLPNRTDAMFTSIEGEWDEVMDVVKRAVAAVEARAPRVSVVLKADIRPGVTDGLTSKVETVERHLGA
- a CDS encoding AIM24 family protein, whose translation is MPFREINSKMVEATVIPGQRLFSQRGAMLAYRGDVTFTPNISGGQGGLMSMIGRRVAGEATPLMTVEGSGTVMFGHGGHHIQVIGLTGDTLYVEADRLLAFDGTLEQGTMFLGSQGGVMGMVRGQVTGQGLFTTTLRGHGSVAVMAHGGVVELPIAPGRPVHVDPQAYVAHHGDVRNKLSTALGWRDMVGRGSGEAFQLELSGSGAVYVQASEEKL
- a CDS encoding AIM24 family protein, whose translation is MSTLSSGGPVVLDPHSLPSDDNVNPYTFCVELKGSQWFLQKGKMIAYYGRIEFNGIGHGRLDRLVRTSFHSPLHASDWVVAEGSGKMLLADRAFDVNSYDLDEGNLTIRSGNLLAYQPTLALKQSIVPGFVTLIGTGKFVAASNGPVVFMEPPLRVDPQALVGWADCPSPCHHYDHGYMTGVMGGVRALTGLGGTSGEEHQFEFVGAGTVLLQSTELLMPERAIGEPGAQPGVPGGHGAPGSGQGPLGQVPRLPGQLGDLQRRFGL
- a CDS encoding AIM24 family protein, with the protein product MFRLQGSKVLAVSMTGDAVKAKNGSMVAYDGQMAFKKMSGGGEGLRGMVTRRLTGEQMEVMEVRGQGTCWFADRASEINLVQLHGDKLYVESSNLLCTDAGLRTGTTFTGLRGGATGNGLFTTTVEGTGQAAIMSDGPAVVLRVTPQYPLNVDPGAYIAHQGNLQQHFQSGVTFRTLMGEGGGEAFQIRFEGDGLVYVQPSERNTIGGDV
- a CDS encoding DUF3817 domain-containing protein, with protein sequence MDIKTASSLHRLRLVSAPEAVSFLLLLVCSVLKRTTDFNAVPVMGAIHGILFVLYVLFWLDAWNRTKWSFGTAALYFVLSVLPLGGFFAERRLKREAEAAVTASRARREAAVKA
- a CDS encoding TetR/AcrR family transcriptional regulator, producing MSAEDTRERLLDGALRTLVEQGITKTSARSVAATAGVNQALIFYHFGSVDELLSAACRRGAEQRVARHRERLRAVRSLSELLAFGREMHAEERAAGHVAVLGQLLAGAQTHPRLAPATAAGLDLWIEEIEGVLRRVLAGGPVEGLVDPAGLARAVAASFVGMELYEGVDPDGAAAALDALEQLGGLMAALDELGPVAQKAVRYALRRRSDIP
- a CDS encoding DUF4166 domain-containing protein, with the translated sequence MSSIFRTAMGKAAFGRLHPELRRRFSVGLASGELCVGRGVMERIWHGRGPVRPLIRPFLALGGTRNILLPRTGRDVPFTIENVPYLDSYGRETVTFVRTFALPGGPRRFDATMVHSPERGCVLDYLGTHQHLASELRMSAEPDGSLLIRSGEHRFREGPVDLRVPGLVGADAEVRESFDEDTGRFRIRVRVVNRFVGPLFGYEGSFAAEYAPVREHGVRAGLRPVREEVRA